Proteins found in one Camelus bactrianus isolate YW-2024 breed Bactrian camel chromosome X, ASM4877302v1, whole genome shotgun sequence genomic segment:
- the EMD gene encoding emerin, giving the protein MDDYAGLSDAELAAVLRQYNIPHGPVVGSTRKLYEKKIFEFETQRRRLSPPNSSASPFSYRFSDLDAASMDSDMYDLPKKEDALLYQSKGYNDDYYEESYLSTRTYGEPESVGTSKGFRQPSASLSDADTFHHQVRDDSLFSSEEEGKDRERPVYGRDSAYQSIAHYRPVSNVSRSSLGLSYYPTSSSTSPVSSSSSPPPSWLTRRAIRPEKQAPGAGLGQERQVPLWGQMLLFLVFAAFLLFVYYSMQAEDGNPFWADP; this is encoded by the exons ATGGACGACTACGCGGGCCTGTCGGACGCCGAGCTAGCCGCCGTGCTGCGCCAGTACAACATCCCGCACGGGCCTGTCGTGG GTTCCACGCGCAAGCTCTACGAAAAGAAAATCTTCGAGTTTGAGACCCAGAGGCGGAGGCTCTCGCCCCCGAACTCGTCCGCATCCCCTTTCTCCTATCGGTTCTCGG ACTTAGATGCGGCGTCCATGGACTCGGATATGTACGATCTGCCCAAGAAAGAGGACGCTTTACTTTACCAGAGCAAGG GCTACAACGATGACTACTACGAGGAGAGTTACTTGAGCACCAGGACTTACGGAGAGCCTGAGTCTGTAGGCACATCCAAGGGCTTCCGCCAGCCCTCCGCTTCACTCTCAGATGCTGACACCTTCCACCACCAG GTTCGCGATGACAGTCTTTTCTCTTccgaagaagaaggcaaggataG GGAGCGCCCCGTGTATGGTCGTGACAGTGCCTACCAGAGCATCGCACACTACCGCCCCGTTTCCAACGTCTCCAGAAGCTCCCTGGGCCTGTCCTAttaccccacctcctcctctacctctccagtgtcctcatcTTCATCTCCCCCACCTTCGTGGCTCACCCGCCGTGCCATCCGGCCCGAAAAGCAGGCCCCTGGGGCAGGTCTGGGTCAGGAGCGCCAGGTCCCACTCTGGGGTCAGATGCTCCTGTTCCTGGTCTTCGCTGCCTTCCTGCTCTTTGTTTACTACTCCATGCAGGCTGAGGATGGCAACCCCTTCTGGGCAGACCCCTGA